The sequence below is a genomic window from Nitrospirota bacterium.
ACTGCTGAACGCCGATTTTGTCCGCACGATCTTTCTTGTGATTGATGAGCCGAAGAAATATCACAAATTTGCCGCTCTTGAAGACGACTCTGTATTGGCATTGTCAGCACACGCGTCACACCGGCCGGGTTAGCATTTACTTGAGTGAAATCGTGAAATGGCTTGTTCCTGCAACAGGAACAAGCCATTTTTGCAAGGAGGCTGCCTTTTGGACAAAAATACCGTCGATAAAAAAGAAAAGATAGCGCATCTCATGGAAAAAAACCCTGCATACAGCGAGTTGCTGGGTTTTTATGGCAGGATAATGGATCAGATATCGGATTCTCATCCTTCACTGAGTGTTACCGGAACGCCTGTCAGGAAAGACGTACTGAAAGTTCAGACTGCTGAAGGCTTTCCCATGTCCAATAAAGAGGACTTTGCCATCGATGTCTCTTCCTCCTCCAGTCTGTTTACCTCAATATGCGCCATTGCCGAGAATGCGACATCGAAGCTGAAAAAAACCATTCAGAAAATACATGCAGCGGTGAAATCAGGGAAACTTCACCGAGAAGAATTACTGAAAAAACATTCTGATCCGGTCTATCTGGAAAATATCGCCAAAAAACTGAAAGTTGACAGGAATATCCTTCGTTTCCTGGTGCATATGAGCATTAAGCCTTCCCTGCACGCATATGCACAACAGATGATGGCACACGCAGATATGAAGAACTGGCGCAGAGGCTATTGCCCGGTCTGCGGATCCCTCCCATTGATATCGGAGTTGCGGGGTGAAGGAGAGCGGTTTTTTCTCTGTTCCTTCTGCGGATGGAACTGGCATGGTGAGCGTCTGAGATGCCCGTACTGCGAGAACGGAGACCATGCAAAGCTTCATTACCTTTACGCAGAGGGACAGGCGGCATACAGGGTTGATCTGTGCGACAAATGCAGGCAATATATAAAAACGGTAGACTCCCGCAAACTCGACTATGAACCGGAACTTGATTTGGAAGATATCATCACGATTCATCTCGATATCATAGCGTCCGGCAAGGGATACAAAAAACCTGTCTCAGCTCTCTGGTGATGAAGAAAGGGGTGCTGCGGGAGGTCAATACATCGCCATTCGCACTGCAGTGAACAACCGGGATGTGTAAGGATTTCCTTTTTCCGGCGAATTATTTTTATGCCTTTTATCCCTGTCCGCCTTTTGCCTGAAACTCTACCACCTTGGACTCTTCCCTGGACATGGATGACCTTCCGTCAAACAGTCCGCCTTCAATAATGGTCAGCTTGCTTGTCTGAATATCCCCGGCAACGCGTCCCTTGGCCTTTATCTCAACAATTTCCTTCGCCCTCAGATTTCCTTCAATCACGCCTGCCACTATGATACCTCTTGCAGCGATATCTCCTTTCAGAGAGGCTTTGTCTCCGAGGATCACCCAATCGGCATTGACATTGCCTTCCATTCTTCCGTCGATCCTGAGAGTGCCTTTGGTATCGATATCTC
It includes:
- a CDS encoding formate dehydrogenase accessory protein FdhE, translated to MDKNTVDKKEKIAHLMEKNPAYSELLGFYGRIMDQISDSHPSLSVTGTPVRKDVLKVQTAEGFPMSNKEDFAIDVSSSSSLFTSICAIAENATSKLKKTIQKIHAAVKSGKLHREELLKKHSDPVYLENIAKKLKVDRNILRFLVHMSIKPSLHAYAQQMMAHADMKNWRRGYCPVCGSLPLISELRGEGERFFLCSFCGWNWHGERLRCPYCENGDHAKLHYLYAEGQAAYRVDLCDKCRQYIKTVDSRKLDYEPELDLEDIITIHLDIIASGKGYKKPVSALW
- a CDS encoding polymer-forming cytoskeletal protein, with translation MFHKNTEKLESLVGVNSTFKGDIDTKGTLRIDGRMEGNVNADWVILGDKASLKGDIAARGIIVAGVIEGNLRAKEIVEIKAKGRVAGDIQTSKLTIIEGGLFDGRSSMSREESKVVEFQAKGGQG